A section of the Phycodurus eques isolate BA_2022a chromosome 4, UOR_Pequ_1.1, whole genome shotgun sequence genome encodes:
- the etfb gene encoding electron transfer flavoprotein subunit beta, giving the protein MSGRVLVGVKRVIDYAVKIRVKPDKSGVVTDGVKHSMNPFCEIAVEEAVKLKEKKLIKEVVAVSCGPQQAQETIRTALAMGADRGIHVEVSGKDYDNLGPLQVSKIMAALAKKEEAQLVILGKQAIDDDCNQTGQMTAALLDWPQGTFASEVMLEGDKVKVVREIDGGLETIKINTPAVVTADLRLNTPRYATLPNIMKAKKKKIANVKPAELGVELTSRLEVLRVDEPPQRQAGIKVETVDDLVGKLKETGSI; this is encoded by the exons ATGTCTGGTCGCGTCCTCGTCGGTGTCAAGCGTGTCATTGACTACGCAGTTAAg ATCCGGGTGAAGCCAGACAAGAGCGGCGTGGTGACCGATGGCGTGAAACACTCGATGAACCCCTTCTGCGAGATCGCTGTGGAGGAGGCggtcaagctgaaggagaaaAAACTCATTAAGGAAGTGGTGGCAGTGAGCTGCGGGCCGCAACAGGCACAG GAGACCATTCGCACTGCCCTCGCCATGGGAGCTGACCGGGGCATCCATGTGGAGGTATCTGGCAAGGACTACGACAACTTGGGACCCCTGCAGGTCTCTAAGATCATGGCTGCTTTGGCCAAGAAGGAGGAGGCTCAGCTCGTAATACTTGGGAAACAG GCCATCGATGATGACTGCAATCAGACGGGACAAATGACAGCAGCCCTCCTTGACTGGCCTCAG GGGACCTTTGCTTCAGAGGTGATGCTGGAAGGCGACAAGGTGAAAGTGGTGCGTGAGATCGATGGCGGCCTGGAAACCATCAAGATCAACACACCTGCCGTGGTCACCGCGGACCTCCGACTTAACACACCCCGCTATGCCACACTGCCTAATATCATG AAagccaagaagaaaaaaattgccaacGTGAAGCCGGCCGAGCTGGGTGTGGAACTGACATCCCGGCTGGAGGTGCTACGGGTGGACGAGCCCCCGCAGAGGCAGGCTGGcatcaaagtggagactgtggacgATTTGGTGGGCAAACTCAAGGAGACGGGCAGCATATAA